In Terriglobales bacterium, one genomic interval encodes:
- a CDS encoding rhomboid family intramembrane serine protease, protein MARSPMRRSYGGMSLSFPPFTPAVKWLLLANTGVFLLTLLLHATARDAAGLITSALWLLPDAVVRHGYLWQVATYSFLHLGLFHILFNMLSLWMFGATLEGDWGSGRFLQFYFFCVAGAALTTIGISYTHVLGVSPLQPTVGASGGVYGILMAFGLLYGEQELFLFPFPFRIKAKYMVAILIFVAVAGAFGEAGGIASFAHLGGLFFGYAWVRWMPRRGMGYVFSESYYGLRNRYFKWKRRRAARKFEVYMRKVSADQEKAGTPRSHFFDEYGNYRGPGSDKPSGGDKDDSESRWVH, encoded by the coding sequence GTGGCTGCTGCTGGCCAACACCGGCGTCTTCCTGCTCACGCTGCTGCTGCACGCCACCGCGCGCGATGCAGCCGGGCTGATTACGAGCGCCCTTTGGCTACTTCCGGACGCGGTCGTCCGGCATGGCTACCTTTGGCAGGTCGCGACTTACTCCTTCCTTCACCTCGGGCTCTTCCACATCCTCTTCAACATGCTTTCGTTGTGGATGTTCGGCGCCACGCTGGAGGGCGATTGGGGATCGGGCCGTTTCCTCCAGTTCTATTTCTTCTGTGTGGCCGGTGCGGCGCTCACCACGATTGGGATTTCCTACACGCATGTGCTCGGCGTTTCGCCGCTTCAGCCCACCGTCGGCGCCTCGGGCGGCGTGTACGGCATCCTGATGGCCTTCGGCCTGCTCTACGGCGAGCAGGAGTTGTTCCTGTTCCCGTTCCCGTTCCGGATCAAGGCCAAGTACATGGTCGCGATCCTTATCTTCGTCGCCGTTGCCGGCGCGTTTGGTGAGGCCGGCGGGATCGCCAGCTTCGCGCATCTCGGCGGCCTGTTCTTCGGCTACGCCTGGGTGCGCTGGATGCCGCGCCGCGGAATGGGCTACGTCTTCTCCGAGAGCTACTACGGCCTCCGCAACCGCTACTTCAAGTGGAAGCGCCGCCGCGCCGCCCGCAAGTTCGAGGTCTACATGCGCAAGGTCAGCGCCGACCAGGAAAAAGCCGGCACACCGCGCAGTCACTTCTTCGACGAGTACGGCAACTACCGCGGCCCCGGCAGCGACAAACCCTCCGGCGGCGACAAGGACGACAGCGAATCGCGCTGGGTGCACTGA
- a CDS encoding DUF1579 family protein encodes MRKTALTLLCAVCVLSVSLWAQAPAGPPKPAPELKRLNYYLGDWTAEGTMQPGPMGPGGKWTGKDHNTWSFNGFFLTMNSTGSMAGAPMKSVAYFGYDPEKKVYTYHGFDSMGMASESTGTVKGSDWTWTNRETHGGKTYDGRFLIHEESPTAYTMKFDVSEDGGKTWKTMMDGKATKAAAAKPAGDKK; translated from the coding sequence ATGCGCAAGACAGCTCTCACCCTTCTCTGCGCAGTGTGCGTACTTTCGGTGTCGCTGTGGGCGCAAGCCCCGGCTGGCCCGCCGAAACCCGCGCCTGAGCTCAAGCGCTTGAACTACTACCTCGGTGACTGGACAGCGGAAGGCACGATGCAGCCCGGGCCTATGGGTCCTGGCGGGAAGTGGACCGGAAAAGACCACAACACGTGGAGCTTCAACGGCTTCTTCCTCACCATGAACTCAACCGGCAGCATGGCTGGAGCGCCGATGAAGAGCGTTGCCTATTTCGGCTATGACCCGGAGAAGAAGGTGTACACCTACCATGGTTTCGACAGCATGGGGATGGCATCGGAATCCACTGGCACCGTCAAAGGCAGCGATTGGACCTGGACCAATCGCGAAACCCACGGCGGCAAGACCTACGACGGCCGCTTCCTCATCCACGAGGAGTCGCCGACGGCTTACACCATGAAGTTCGACGTGTCCGAAGACGGCGGCAAAACCTGGAAGACGATGATGGACGGCAAGGCCACAAAGGCCGCCGCCGCGAAGCCGGCTGGGGACAAGAAGTAG
- the pyk gene encoding pyruvate kinase, which produces MNATSNLTLERALAEPESEAAAKHARRAKIVCTIGPASSTEAGIRDLMRAGMDVARLNFSHGTHEEHARVIERLRRAAQKEERTICILQDLQGPKIRTGRLKYRTPVMIKAGSRVVLTPRDVPGTATLISHNLPVLATEVQPDSRILLFDGLIELRVRAVHGDDVECEVINGGLLHEHQGINLPGAVMSLPSLTEKDEKDLDFGVRHGVDVIAMSFVRTADDVRAAKKRVVDRRSDIPVIAKLEKPQAIEHLEEIFEVADGVMVARGDLGVELPPEKVPVIQKHIIRRAAAWRKPVITATQMLESMIENPRPTRAEASDVANAIFDGTDAVMLSAETASGKYPREAVTIMARIIVESELHMGQEQQHHRRREHRQLSIAETICESVAHAAMDLDMRAIAVYTETGRTARLISKYRPKAQVFAFTSAPEVANRCNLFWGVRPSHGQASLSADDMVSRAEQSLLEANVVLPGDVIGVVAGTQMASGSTNFMRLHVVGGPTGGHGERRRGHRRKAPRWKGNDRRRS; this is translated from the coding sequence ATGAACGCCACTTCCAACCTCACACTGGAGCGGGCGCTGGCAGAGCCTGAAAGCGAGGCGGCGGCGAAGCACGCGCGGCGCGCCAAGATCGTGTGCACGATCGGGCCGGCGTCGAGCACAGAGGCCGGCATTCGCGACCTGATGCGCGCCGGCATGGACGTGGCGCGGCTGAATTTTTCCCACGGCACCCACGAGGAGCACGCGCGGGTGATCGAGCGCCTGCGCCGTGCCGCGCAGAAGGAAGAGCGGACCATCTGCATTCTGCAGGACCTGCAGGGGCCGAAGATCCGCACCGGGCGGTTGAAGTACCGCACGCCGGTGATGATCAAAGCAGGCTCGCGGGTGGTGCTCACGCCGCGCGACGTGCCGGGCACGGCGACGCTGATTTCTCACAATCTGCCGGTGCTGGCGACGGAAGTTCAGCCGGACTCACGCATTCTGCTCTTCGACGGGCTGATCGAGCTGCGGGTGCGCGCGGTGCACGGCGATGACGTGGAGTGCGAGGTGATCAACGGGGGACTGCTGCACGAGCACCAGGGCATCAACCTGCCGGGCGCGGTGATGAGCCTGCCGTCGCTGACGGAAAAAGACGAGAAAGACCTGGACTTCGGCGTGCGCCATGGCGTGGACGTTATCGCCATGTCGTTCGTGCGCACCGCCGACGACGTCCGCGCCGCCAAGAAGCGGGTGGTGGACCGGCGCTCCGACATCCCGGTGATCGCCAAGCTGGAAAAACCGCAGGCGATCGAGCACCTGGAGGAAATCTTCGAGGTGGCCGACGGCGTGATGGTGGCGCGCGGCGACCTGGGCGTGGAATTGCCGCCGGAGAAGGTGCCGGTCATTCAGAAGCACATCATCCGCCGCGCCGCCGCGTGGCGGAAGCCGGTGATCACGGCGACGCAGATGCTCGAGTCCATGATTGAAAACCCGCGGCCCACGCGGGCGGAGGCCAGCGACGTAGCGAACGCCATCTTCGACGGCACCGACGCGGTGATGCTGTCGGCCGAAACGGCCAGCGGCAAGTACCCGCGCGAGGCGGTGACCATCATGGCGCGGATCATCGTGGAATCGGAGCTGCACATGGGGCAGGAGCAGCAGCATCACCGGCGGCGGGAGCACCGGCAGCTCTCGATCGCGGAGACCATCTGCGAATCGGTGGCGCACGCCGCCATGGATCTCGACATGCGCGCCATCGCCGTCTACACGGAGACGGGAAGAACGGCGCGGCTCATTTCCAAGTACCGGCCGAAAGCACAGGTATTCGCGTTCACCTCGGCGCCGGAGGTGGCGAACCGCTGCAACCTGTTCTGGGGCGTGCGGCCATCGCACGGGCAGGCCTCACTCTCGGCGGACGACATGGTTTCACGTGCCGAACAAAGTCTGCTGGAGGCGAACGTCGTGCTTCCCGGCGACGTGATCGGCGTGGTGGCGGGCACGCAGATGGCTTCAGGCTCGACCAACTTCATGCGCCTGCACGTGGTGGGCGGGCCGACAGGCGGACATGGGGAGCGGCGCCGGGGACATCGGCGGAAAGCGCCGCGTTGGAAGGGAAACGACCGGCGGAGGAGCTAA
- a CDS encoding YihY/virulence factor BrkB family protein: MAATLRALALFRRALARSLEDDVFGVAKAAAYSAILTLFPALLVLASILAYTHLTEAFLKQASFALGRVLPGGTSAAALRYFTGPQQRPMRLLVTTSIITLWTASGVVMSWMEGFRYAYQLPASWGLIKSRLIALALVVGALAPMTFATLLVAFGGQIEAWVVLHSTRVLGPYILLAWTGVRSVIATLTSIAVIAVIYHFAVPRTQPWHSVLPGATLATGMWLGATILFGWYLNHVAQYSLIYGSLGVAIALLVWMYIVSLIILFGAEVNALLFPRATNAGSMTGEGGHQLH, translated from the coding sequence ATGGCGGCAACTCTGCGCGCGCTGGCGCTGTTTCGGCGTGCCCTGGCGCGCTCGCTGGAAGACGACGTTTTCGGCGTTGCCAAGGCGGCGGCCTATTCCGCCATCCTTACGCTGTTTCCCGCGCTGCTCGTGCTGGCCTCCATTCTTGCGTACACGCATCTGACCGAAGCCTTCCTGAAGCAGGCGTCGTTTGCGCTGGGGCGCGTGCTGCCGGGAGGGACCAGCGCCGCCGCATTGCGCTACTTCACCGGGCCGCAGCAGCGGCCCATGCGCCTGCTGGTCACAACCTCGATCATCACGTTGTGGACGGCGAGCGGTGTGGTGATGTCGTGGATGGAAGGATTCCGCTACGCCTACCAACTGCCCGCCAGTTGGGGGCTCATCAAGTCGCGGCTGATCGCGCTGGCGCTGGTGGTGGGGGCGCTGGCGCCGATGACGTTCGCCACGCTGCTGGTGGCGTTCGGCGGCCAGATCGAGGCGTGGGTGGTTCTGCACAGTACGCGCGTATTGGGGCCGTACATCCTGCTGGCGTGGACGGGTGTACGCTCGGTGATCGCCACGCTCACCAGCATCGCGGTGATCGCTGTGATCTACCACTTCGCGGTGCCGCGCACGCAGCCGTGGCACAGCGTGCTGCCCGGGGCGACACTCGCGACCGGCATGTGGTTGGGCGCCACCATCCTGTTCGGCTGGTACCTGAACCACGTGGCGCAGTACAGCCTGATCTACGGATCGCTGGGGGTGGCCATCGCGCTGCTGGTGTGGATGTACATCGTGTCACTCATCATCCTGTTCGGCGCCGAGGTGAACGCGCTGTTGTTTCCGCGGGCGACAAACGCCGGCAGCATGACGGGAGAAGGCGGGCATCAGCTACACTGA
- a CDS encoding EamA family transporter translates to MFYLTLLLTIAGSVVYHVAQKSTPRGANPFLSLAVSFGTAALACLLLLLATDRRSASSQGLGQLNWTSLALGASVLAVEVGFLLAYRNGWRINVASLISNSVVSLVLIVIAALFFGERASGRTLAGVGLCLGGLWLLLGR, encoded by the coding sequence ATGTTCTACCTCACGCTGCTGCTCACCATCGCCGGCAGTGTTGTGTACCACGTGGCGCAGAAGTCCACTCCGCGCGGAGCGAACCCGTTCCTGTCGCTGGCCGTGAGCTTCGGCACTGCAGCGCTGGCCTGCCTGCTGCTGTTGCTGGCCACCGACAGGCGCTCGGCTTCGTCGCAGGGGCTCGGGCAGCTGAACTGGACGAGCCTGGCGCTGGGCGCATCGGTGCTGGCGGTGGAGGTCGGATTCCTGCTCGCCTATCGCAATGGCTGGCGAATCAACGTTGCGTCGCTGATCTCCAACAGCGTTGTCTCGCTCGTGCTGATCGTGATCGCGGCCCTTTTCTTCGGGGAGCGAGCGTCAGGACGCACGCTGGCCGGCGTGGGATTGTGTCTGGGCGGCCTGTGGCTGCTGCTGGGGCGCTGA
- the rpoC gene encoding DNA-directed RNA polymerase subunit beta': protein MYRSSPFDLGNAITDFDSIRISLASPEKIRSWSHGEVTKPETINYRTFKPERDGLFCARIFGPVTDWECLCGKYKRMKHRGVICDKCGVEVTLSKVRRERLGHIELASPCSHVWFFKGLPSRIGHLLDISLRDLESVLYFEAYVVLDPGEAPVKEREIIKEEAKFRELDQQFRATGFKGMMGAEAIKELLKRVDVEELSNELREKMKHETSLQKRLKYAKRLKVVEAFRKSGNKPQWMILDVIPVIPPELRPLVPLDGGRFATSDLNDLYRRVINRNNRLKKLMDLHAPEVIVRNEKRMLQEAVDALFDNGRRGRVLRGANNRPLKSLSDTLKGKQGRFRQNLLGKRVDYSGRSVIVVGPELKLHQCGLPKKMALELFKPFIYHRLEQTGNCTTIKQAKEMVEQQEPIVWDILEEVIKDHPVLLNRAPTLHRLGIQAFEPVLVEGKAIKIHPLVCTAFNADFDGDQMAVHIPLSPEAQVEASVLMLSSHNILSPASGHPITVPTQDMVLGIYYLTKSKPGAKGEGRAFANIDEVLLALEAGEVETLTPIRLRYSGEVIDLLQAYDDQDVMHTDPIVLERQFVNTTVGRAILNDHLPEGMPFINGLLKKKGIGQLVNYTYLRFGLETTVKMLDGIKQLGFLYATRAGLSIGIDDMVIPEHKKTLVRDADKQVIAVQQQYLDGAITNGERYNKVVEIWSNVTEKVADEMFGVMQETDKSGSINPIYVMADSGARGSKQQIRQLSGMRGLMAKPSGEIIETPITANFREGLTVLEYFISTHGARKGLADTALKTADSGYLTRRLVDVAQDVIVSEPDCGTVDGIYVGSIVESGEIIEPLRDRIVGRVSLEKIKDYEGNVIVDINQEITEDLASAIQSAGIERVKIRSVLTCESKRGVCVMCYGRNLASGRLVELGEATGVIAAQSIGEPGTQLTMRTFHIGGTASRVSEQSRLEAKNNGTVRFIGLQTVRSKAGDLVVMNRNGSIAVVDERGRERERYSVVYGAKVKVEEGAQVTLGQVLVEWDPYTFAILTEIGGQAGFKDLQEGLTLHEEVDEVTGLSRLVVTDSPDEKRQPAIVIKGKSTRRYLMPSRAHLMVQDGDTVYPGDVLAKIPRETTKTKDITGGLPRVVELFEARKPRETAVISEIDGVVKFGEISKGQRKIYVTADNGTEKEYSVPRGVHVNVQEGERVRAGEPLMDGPLNPHDILAVLGEKELQAYLVNEIQEVYRLQGVNISDKHIEVIVRQMMRWVKVEDVGDTQFLLEQQVDKFRFREENERVIQNGGRPATGRPLLLGITKASLSTESFISAASFQETTRVLTEASIQGAVDHLRGLKENVIVGRLIPAGTGMEYYRNVRLSPELEEAAQKVQEEVSREYEEAERALEMLRQEGEAEELAAE, encoded by the coding sequence TTGTACCGTTCGAGCCCGTTTGATCTCGGAAACGCAATTACCGACTTCGACTCCATCCGCATCAGCCTGGCCTCGCCGGAGAAGATCCGGAGCTGGTCGCACGGCGAGGTGACCAAGCCGGAGACGATCAACTACCGCACCTTCAAGCCGGAGCGCGATGGGTTGTTCTGCGCGCGCATCTTCGGCCCGGTCACCGACTGGGAGTGCCTCTGCGGCAAGTACAAGCGCATGAAGCACCGCGGCGTGATCTGCGACAAGTGCGGCGTGGAAGTGACCCTGAGCAAGGTCCGCCGTGAGCGGCTGGGCCACATCGAGCTGGCGTCGCCGTGCTCGCACGTGTGGTTCTTCAAGGGACTGCCGTCGCGGATCGGCCACCTGCTCGACATCTCGCTGCGCGACCTCGAGTCCGTTCTCTACTTCGAGGCGTACGTCGTGCTCGATCCCGGCGAAGCGCCGGTGAAAGAGCGCGAGATCATCAAGGAAGAAGCGAAGTTCCGCGAACTCGACCAGCAGTTCCGCGCCACCGGCTTCAAGGGCATGATGGGCGCCGAGGCCATCAAGGAGCTGCTCAAGCGCGTGGACGTGGAGGAACTCTCCAACGAACTGCGCGAGAAGATGAAGCACGAGACCTCGCTGCAGAAGCGGCTGAAGTACGCCAAGCGGCTGAAGGTGGTGGAAGCGTTCCGCAAGAGCGGCAACAAGCCGCAGTGGATGATCCTGGACGTGATCCCGGTCATCCCGCCGGAGCTGCGTCCGCTGGTGCCCCTGGACGGCGGCCGGTTCGCGACGTCGGATTTGAACGACCTGTATCGCCGGGTGATCAACCGCAACAACCGGTTGAAGAAGCTGATGGACCTGCACGCGCCCGAGGTCATCGTGCGCAACGAGAAGCGCATGCTGCAGGAAGCGGTGGACGCGCTGTTCGACAACGGCCGCCGCGGCCGCGTGCTGCGCGGCGCCAACAACCGCCCGCTCAAGTCGCTCAGCGACACGCTGAAGGGCAAGCAGGGCCGCTTCCGCCAGAACCTGCTGGGCAAGCGCGTGGACTACTCGGGCCGATCGGTCATCGTGGTCGGTCCGGAACTCAAGCTGCACCAGTGCGGCCTGCCCAAAAAGATGGCGCTGGAGCTGTTCAAGCCGTTCATCTATCACCGGCTGGAGCAGACCGGCAACTGCACCACCATCAAGCAGGCAAAGGAGATGGTGGAGCAGCAGGAACCCATTGTTTGGGACATCCTGGAAGAGGTCATCAAAGACCACCCGGTGCTGCTGAACCGCGCGCCGACGCTCCACCGCCTGGGCATCCAGGCGTTTGAGCCGGTGCTGGTGGAAGGCAAGGCCATCAAGATCCATCCGCTCGTCTGCACGGCGTTCAACGCCGACTTCGACGGCGACCAGATGGCAGTGCACATTCCGCTTTCGCCGGAGGCGCAGGTTGAAGCCAGCGTGCTCATGCTGAGCTCGCACAACATCCTGTCGCCGGCGTCGGGGCACCCGATCACCGTGCCCACGCAGGACATGGTGCTGGGCATCTACTACCTGACCAAGTCCAAGCCGGGCGCCAAGGGCGAGGGACGCGCCTTCGCCAACATCGACGAAGTGCTGCTCGCGCTCGAAGCCGGCGAAGTGGAAACGCTCACGCCCATCCGCCTGCGCTACTCGGGAGAAGTGATTGACCTGCTCCAGGCGTATGACGACCAGGACGTGATGCATACCGACCCGATCGTCCTCGAGCGGCAGTTCGTGAACACGACCGTTGGCCGCGCCATCCTGAACGACCACCTGCCGGAGGGCATGCCGTTCATCAACGGATTGCTGAAGAAGAAGGGCATCGGTCAGCTGGTGAACTACACCTATTTGCGCTTCGGCCTGGAGACGACGGTCAAGATGCTCGACGGGATCAAGCAGCTCGGGTTCCTGTACGCGACGCGGGCGGGCCTCTCGATCGGCATCGACGACATGGTCATCCCCGAGCACAAAAAGACCCTGGTCCGCGACGCCGACAAGCAGGTGATCGCCGTGCAGCAGCAGTACCTGGACGGCGCCATCACCAACGGCGAGCGCTACAACAAGGTAGTGGAGATCTGGTCGAACGTGACCGAAAAGGTCGCCGACGAGATGTTCGGCGTGATGCAGGAGACGGACAAGTCGGGCAGCATCAACCCGATTTACGTCATGGCCGACTCGGGCGCGCGCGGATCGAAGCAGCAGATCCGCCAGCTCTCGGGCATGCGCGGCCTGATGGCCAAGCCGTCGGGCGAGATCATCGAGACGCCCATCACCGCCAACTTCCGCGAAGGACTGACGGTGCTGGAGTACTTCATCTCGACGCACGGCGCGCGCAAGGGCCTGGCCGATACGGCGCTGAAGACCGCCGATTCGGGCTACCTGACCCGGCGCCTGGTGGACGTGGCGCAGGACGTGATCGTCAGCGAGCCGGATTGCGGCACGGTGGACGGCATCTACGTCGGCTCGATCGTGGAGTCGGGCGAGATCATCGAGCCGCTGCGCGACCGCATCGTGGGCCGCGTGTCGCTGGAGAAGATCAAGGACTACGAAGGCAACGTGATCGTTGACATCAACCAGGAGATCACCGAAGACCTGGCGTCGGCCATCCAGTCGGCCGGCATCGAGCGGGTGAAGATCCGCTCCGTGCTGACCTGCGAATCCAAGCGCGGTGTCTGCGTGATGTGCTACGGACGCAACCTGGCTTCAGGACGCCTGGTCGAACTGGGCGAGGCGACGGGGGTGATCGCGGCGCAGTCCATCGGCGAGCCGGGCACGCAGCTCACCATGCGCACATTCCACATCGGCGGAACGGCGTCGCGGGTGTCGGAGCAGTCGCGCCTGGAAGCCAAGAACAACGGCACGGTGCGCTTCATCGGCCTGCAGACGGTCCGCAGCAAGGCGGGCGACCTGGTGGTGATGAACCGCAACGGCTCGATTGCCGTAGTGGATGAGCGCGGACGCGAGCGCGAGCGCTACTCGGTGGTGTACGGCGCCAAGGTGAAGGTGGAAGAAGGCGCGCAGGTCACGCTGGGCCAGGTGCTGGTCGAGTGGGACCCGTACACGTTCGCCATCCTCACTGAAATCGGCGGCCAGGCGGGCTTCAAGGACTTGCAGGAAGGCCTTACGCTCCACGAAGAAGTGGACGAGGTCACCGGCTTGTCGCGGCTGGTGGTCACCGATTCGCCGGATGAGAAGCGCCAGCCCGCGATCGTCATCAAGGGCAAGAGCACGCGCCGGTACCTGATGCCGTCGCGCGCCCACCTGATGGTGCAGGACGGCGACACGGTTTATCCGGGCGACGTGCTGGCCAAGATTCCGCGCGAAACGACCAAGACCAAGGACATCACCGGCGGTCTGCCGCGCGTGGTCGAGCTGTTCGAGGCCCGCAAGCCGCGCGAGACGGCCGTCATCAGCGAGATCGACGGCGTGGTGAAGTTCGGCGAGATCTCCAAGGGCCAGCGCAAGATTTACGTCACCGCCGACAACGGCACGGAGAAGGAGTACTCGGTGCCGCGCGGCGTGCACGTGAACGTGCAGGAAGGCGAGCGCGTGAGGGCGGGCGAACCGCTGATGGACGGCCCGCTCAACCCGCACGACATCCTGGCCGTGCTCGGAGAGAAGGAGCTGCAGGCCTACCTGGTGAACGAAATCCAGGAGGTCTACCGGCTCCAGGGCGTGAACATCTCCGACAAACACATCGAGGTGATCGTGCGCCAGATGATGCGCTGGGTGAAGGTGGAAGACGTGGGCGACACCCAATTCCTGCTGGAGCAGCAGGTGGACAAGTTCCGCTTCCGCGAAGAGAACGAGCGCGTGATCCAGAACGGCGGCCGCCCGGCAACGGGACGACCGCTGCTGCTGGGTATCACGAAGGCGTCGCTCTCCACCGAGTCGTTCATCTCGGCGGCATCGTTCCAGGAGACCACGCGCGTGCTCACCGAAGCCAGCATCCAGGGCGCGGTGGACCACCTGCGCGGCCTGAAAGAGAACGTCATCGTGGGACGGCTCATCCCCGCCGGCACGGGCATGGAGTACTACCGCAACGTGCGGCTCTCGCCCGAACTGGAAGAGGCCGCCCAAAAGGTGCAGGAAGAGGTGTCGCGCGAGTACGAGGAAGCCGAGCGCGCCCTCGAAATGCTGCGCCAGGAAGGCGAAGCCGAGGAACTCGCTGCGGAGTAG